In the Synergistaceae bacterium genome, GCCTTTTCACAAGCCTCATATAATCGTAACATTGTCGTGCCTGTCGTAAATACGTCATCAACAAGCGCAACTCTCAATCCGCGTATGTCCTCCGTAATTTTGAATACGTCATGAGGCATTTCACGGCGTGTTTTCATGGCCTGTAATGCATGGCGGGGAATTTCCTTTGTCCATTGAGCAACGTCAAGAATTTTTATATCCCAGTAATCGCACATTCCATTTGCTATTTCTCTTGACTGGTTATAGTGCCTTACACTGTTTATGTGAAGGGGGACGGGTATAAGGTAATCTGCTTCAGTTGTCCTGAATATTTCTGCTATGTGTCTTCCTATTGAAGCGCATAATTCTTTTCTGCCTTTGTACTTGAATGCATGTATGACTTTCTTGATATTTGTACGGTAGCTGACCGCTGAATATACGGTAAATTTTCCCGCGTACCTGACAATAATATTACCGTCAAAAAGTGAAGGTATTACCCTCGAAGGTATTTCGGCTTTTCTGAGCCTAGCCCGGCAAATTTCGCAGGGGTTTCCGCCGATTCGCCCGCATATTTCACAGCTTGACGGCCAAATCATATGGAGGAGATATTCAGCCAGCCGCCTATAATTTATCCCGCGCAATATGGACAAGCTCATCACACCGATTATTCCGCTCATCGTCCGAATGCCCTTTGACCCAGTGCCAGCTTACCCGGTGAATCTGAGTCAGACTGTCTAATTCCTCCCACAAATCGCGGTTGAGTACATCACTTCCCGCAGAAGTACGCCAGCCGTTTCGCTTCCATTTCTGAATCCAGCGTTTGACAAATGCATTCTGCAAATACGCCGAGTCCGTATGCAGGTCAACTTCACACGGGACTTTCAGAGCCTCAAGCGCACGTATCGCCGCAGTAAGCTCCATTCTGTTATTTGTCGTGCTGACTTCTCCGCCGGAAATCTCGCGCTCTTTGTCGTGTTCGGGGGAATAGAGGATTGCCGCCCATCCTCCTTTGCCGGGATTCGGGGAGGCTCCTCCGTCTGTGTAGATTATTACATGCGGTTTCATTTCTCACTCCTCGAACGATATACTAATCACTACAGGGCCTTCAGTGTAAATATCCCCTGAAGCAAGAGCCGAGATTATCACGGGAGATTTTATCCTGCTGAGTTTTTCCGACGCGCTGAAAAATGCTTCCCCGTCGAGCGTCCCGACATTGTTTGTGGCAGGTTCGGGCAAAATTCCGTCATTGATGGCCTTGTTCCTGAGTTCGCGCAGAAATATGTGAAGTATATCCTCCGGCTTTGACTTTGATGATGACATGTCGACAAACTTTCGGTAGACTGGAGTCCCGTCCCTGTATGTGAGAATGCTCGCTCCTGTCTCAAGACGAATCATAACGCGCATATTTTCCCCGGCTGTGTAATTCTCACCCGACAATGCCCGGACGTAATGCCGAATATCCGCGCTCAATATCTCGGTGATTACTGCCTCTTCTGATCCCGCGTCATATTCGATGGGAATATCCCGCAGCCTTGTGAATGACTGATCCGAAATCCGCTCAAGAACATTCAGCTTCACATTCTGCTTCAGGGCGTTCAATCCCGAAATTATTTCCTCACGCGATGAGCCTTCCTCGAATGCCGTCTGAGCCAGCAACATATTCGCGCTGAGGGCTATAGATTCGTTCCGCAGTGATTTCAGCTCCCGCCGAAGCTGTGATGACTCCTCCCGCATTACCCGCAGTGCCGCTTCAAGCTCGCGTTTCTCCTGCTCAAGAAGTAATTTATCGTTCCTCATAGTGTCAAGCTCAAACCCTGCAAGGTCAAGACTCGCTGACGTTTCCGCAAGTGAGACCCTCATGTTCTCCGTGTCGCGCTGACTCATGTTTAGCTGAAACTGTGAGTCGTACAATTGCTGCTGAAGAATTTTCATGCCGAATAAAGCCGTCCTGACATCCTGCGACAATACTGCCATTACTGCAATTATTCCCGCCGCTATTATTCCTCCTGTCATGGCCGTGATGAGCCTGCTTGTGTTCTTTGGACGGAGACGGAATATTGAGACGCGCTTTTTCCCCCACTTGTAGCCGACATAATCGCCCAGCACCGACAATAGCGCGCTGGCAATAATCAGCGACAGTATAGCGAGCCAGTTTGTGTCTGAGAGAAAGTGCGGGAACATGGCCGGGGGTCATCTCCTTTTCGCGAGTATCGGCGACAATTCCGAGATAAACACCGCAATAAATATCAGCCCGCACCCCGTGAGCATTCTTGCTGTTACTGTCTCATTCAGGAAAATCACACTGCTTGCCAGCCCGAAAACTGACTCTAGGCTCATTATGATTGTGGCGTGTGAAGGCTCTGCGTATTTCTGCGCGATTACCTGTACCATGTAGCATCCGAATGTAACGAACACTATCGTGAATATCAGCTCCGCAAGACCGCTGTAACTGAGATATTCCGCAGGGGACTCGAACATCAATGACGACACTAACGCAGCCGCCGCTAATGATACGAACTCGGCGAAACTCAGCGCGATAGGGTCAGAGTCGTGCGCGTAACGGCTTATCGCTATTGCCTGCACCGCGAATGTTACGGCGCATATCACCGTCAGAATGTCGCCTATATACCCGTCAGCCCCGGATGACTCATCGCCCGAAAGCAAATACATTCCCAGCACACACAAGACCGCCGCGCCTATCGTCAGCCAGCCGGGAAATTTCTTCCGCAATGCCCAAAGCATGAACGGCACCATCAGTACATACGTCGCTGAAATGAACGCCGAACGTCCCCCGCCTATGTAGCGCAGGCCGACTGTCTGAGTCGTTATCGCGAGGAACAACAGAAAGCCGATAATGAGTCCGCCCCTCAAGGTTTGACGGAATGAAGCATTAATCCTTTTGCGGAAGAATATATATATCATGGCCGAACCCGCAGAAAATCTCAGGAACAAAAGCCAGCAGGCCGGGTAAATTCCGACAAGTATCTTCATTGTGGGAAAGCTCAGTCCCCAGAATAAAGCGCAGTAAAGCAATCCCAAGTCAGCAAGCATTAAACGATTCTCCGCGCCTCAAGATAGTATCTCTTCTCTGTCGCATGACCCATCGAGAAAGTTTTTCGGGGAAGTGTCCCGTTCTCGGAAATAACACGGAAGAAATTTCGCTTTGCGTCCGCGTCAAACGCAGGAAGCTCAAAGCCTATACAGCCCGGCACATTCGAAAGCTCCCTCAATGCGTCTGTGTCATGAATGTAATCAATCTCATATTCTCCCGCGTCAAGATATTTCTGCAATACGATTAACGCTGAAGCACCTTCCGTTTTGCTGATGTGGATTTTTCCCTCTGTGCCTGAGGCGTAATACGTTATCGGCCATGAGTCGCCCCCTTTGCAGATATTATTCTCAATGTCAGAAATGAATTTGTCAGGCTCAATCCCCTTAATGATTCTGTGGATAGGCTCAAATTTTATTGCGTCATCATAAATATTCTCAAGCTCTACCATAGCATAGCGCGATGTTATTCCGTCCTCGTAACATGCTTTAGCCGCGGCCAGCGAGTGATTACCGTCCCCGACAGCAAAGACCAGCGACAATTCCCGGCTCTTTCGCTTTATGTAGGAGTCTATTCTCATGTTCAGCGCACGGCGGTGATCCCCTCGGATAAGCCAGCCCCGTATGTGTCCGCCGTCCATCATCAAATCGAAATCGTACAGCTTCTTCATGGAATGTTTTGCGAGGCTCAGAGGCTCTATTATTTCGCGCTTCTCATCATCGCACAATAATATTACGTGTGAAAGCTCAAGCGGTGAATTTGCGCGGATATTTTTGCGGGGGGGGATTCGTTCTTTAACGGTCTCTTCTGTGGCGCGGATTAGGGGCGATGTTCCCGGCCTGTAGTCGTATTCCTCTAGGTCAATAAGCCCGACAATCCCGCGGCGTGTCGTTCCGTCAATCATTTCACGCTCGACATATACATATGCGTTCTTGTACTCGGTGAAGATATTTTGCGTGAGATAGTCATTCATTGCCTCAGTGATTCCTGTGATGGCCTGCGTGTTGTCGTCCTTCAGGCTCGTCAAAAAGGCTTCAGGGAGTATCAGGTTCAATGCTGACGGAGAAGCCCCGGCATAGTCTTTCACTTTCTGCCAGTAATCCGGCTGACTCGTAAACTGGTCGCAGGCAACAACCGCCCAGCGCGATATGTCATCAACATTAGGGAGCAGAAAATTTCCCGGTGTGAATATGGTGTGTCATTCCCTTCGTGTTTGAGATGGGAATAATTTTAGGCGGGGGATAAATGTGCGTCAATTGGTATATCCCGCGCCGTCAGAAATTCACACCGCCTGACCCCGTATTATGTCGTCCATTGTCTGACGCTGTGCCACAATCCGCGCTTGCCCGTTCTCCGCGAATATCACAGCAGGCCGCATTAGGCAGTTATACCCGCTCGACATGCTGAAGTTATATGCCCCGGTGTTATACAGCGCAATAATATCCCCGGCCTTTACCCGCTGAATTTCCGCGTCATCTATGAGAATATCCCCGGACTCACAGCATTTTCCTACGATTGAGACCTTGCCGCCGTTCGAGGGACGGTATATTTCACCGCCGACATCATCAACTTTCACTGCGTCATATTCTGCCTGATACAATGCATAGCGGGGATTGTCGGCCATTCCTCCGTCAACAGCTATGTATGTTACTTCGGGCAGCTCCCGGACATTCTCGACGGTGTACAGCGTTATTCCCGCCTCTGAAATTATCCATCGGCCAGGCTCAAGAATCGCGCAGGGAACTTCAAGCCCGTAACTTTTGCACCCGTCAATTAATGCCCTCATCATCGCGTCCGTGTAGTATTCTGACTTCATGGCCGGGATTGAGGGATTCTTCACAGCTCCGAAACCGCCGCCCATGTTAAGCTCCCTTGTGTCGAAATTCAGCGAGGCTTTAAGGTCTCTCATGAGGCGGACAATTACGGCGATGGATTTCGTGTAGTCGTCCGTGTCAAAAAGCTGTGAGCCTACATGAAAGTGCAGCCCGGTCATCTCGACATTCTCACACTTGGCCGCGTACTTTATCGCCTCAGTTAGCATTGAGCCTTCACGGGAATCCGCAGGCACTCCGAACTTTGAGTCGGTGCTTCCTGTTGCTATGTATTTGTGCGTGTGTGCGTCAACTCCGGGTGCTACACGAATCATTACCCGCTGTAT is a window encoding:
- a CDS encoding ComF family protein, which gives rise to MSGIIGVMSLSILRGINYRRLAEYLLHMIWPSSCEICGRIGGNPCEICRARLRKAEIPSRVIPSLFDGNIIVRYAGKFTVYSAVSYRTNIKKVIHAFKYKGRKELCASIGRHIAEIFRTTEADYLIPVPLHINSVRHYNQSREIANGMCDYWDIKILDVAQWTKEIPRHALQAMKTRREMPHDVFKITEDIRGLRVALVDDVFTTGTTMLRLYEACEKAGAVVVCGYTIASAGVYNSAG
- the rnhA gene encoding ribonuclease HI is translated as MKPHVIIYTDGGASPNPGKGGWAAILYSPEHDKEREISGGEVSTTNNRMELTAAIRALEALKVPCEVDLHTDSAYLQNAFVKRWIQKWKRNGWRTSAGSDVLNRDLWEELDSLTQIHRVSWHWVKGHSDDERNNRCDELVHIARDKL
- a CDS encoding DUF3084 domain-containing protein, whose protein sequence is MFPHFLSDTNWLAILSLIIASALLSVLGDYVGYKWGKKRVSIFRLRPKNTSRLITAMTGGIIAAGIIAVMAVLSQDVRTALFGMKILQQQLYDSQFQLNMSQRDTENMRVSLAETSASLDLAGFELDTMRNDKLLLEQEKRELEAALRVMREESSQLRRELKSLRNESIALSANMLLAQTAFEEGSSREEIISGLNALKQNVKLNVLERISDQSFTRLRDIPIEYDAGSEEAVITEILSADIRHYVRALSGENYTAGENMRVMIRLETGASILTYRDGTPVYRKFVDMSSSKSKPEDILHIFLRELRNKAINDGILPEPATNNVGTLDGEAFFSASEKLSRIKSPVIISALASGDIYTEGPVVISISFEE
- a CDS encoding DMT family transporter, translating into MLADLGLLYCALFWGLSFPTMKILVGIYPACWLLFLRFSAGSAMIYIFFRKRINASFRQTLRGGLIIGFLLFLAITTQTVGLRYIGGGRSAFISATYVLMVPFMLWALRKKFPGWLTIGAAVLCVLGMYLLSGDESSGADGYIGDILTVICAVTFAVQAIAISRYAHDSDPIALSFAEFVSLAAAALVSSLMFESPAEYLSYSGLAELIFTIVFVTFGCYMVQVIAQKYAEPSHATIIMSLESVFGLASSVIFLNETVTARMLTGCGLIFIAVFISELSPILAKRR
- a CDS encoding DUF1015 domain-containing protein, which codes for MFTPGNFLLPNVDDISRWAVVACDQFTSQPDYWQKVKDYAGASPSALNLILPEAFLTSLKDDNTQAITGITEAMNDYLTQNIFTEYKNAYVYVEREMIDGTTRRGIVGLIDLEEYDYRPGTSPLIRATEETVKERIPPRKNIRANSPLELSHVILLCDDEKREIIEPLSLAKHSMKKLYDFDLMMDGGHIRGWLIRGDHRRALNMRIDSYIKRKSRELSLVFAVGDGNHSLAAAKACYEDGITSRYAMVELENIYDDAIKFEPIHRIIKGIEPDKFISDIENNICKGGDSWPITYYASGTEGKIHISKTEGASALIVLQKYLDAGEYEIDYIHDTDALRELSNVPGCIGFELPAFDADAKRNFFRVISENGTLPRKTFSMGHATEKRYYLEARRIV
- the lysA gene encoding diaminopimelate decarboxylase, with translation MTWAGIDCQELAQRFGTPLYVFDTGIIRARCRELRDTFLDRWENTKVRYAGKAFLIRAMAKLIHDEGIGLDVVSEGELYTALSAGFPPENIEMNGNAKSRREIEYAVKSRVGRIIVDHPDEITTINEFAGREGIIQRVMIRVAPGVDAHTHKYIATGSTDSKFGVPADSREGSMLTEAIKYAAKCENVEMTGLHFHVGSQLFDTDDYTKSIAVIVRLMRDLKASLNFDTRELNMGGGFGAVKNPSIPAMKSEYYTDAMMRALIDGCKSYGLEVPCAILEPGRWIISEAGITLYTVENVRELPEVTYIAVDGGMADNPRYALYQAEYDAVKVDDVGGEIYRPSNGGKVSIVGKCCESGDILIDDAEIQRVKAGDIIALYNTGAYNFSMSSGYNCLMRPAVIFAENGQARIVAQRQTMDDIIRGQAV